A portion of the Streptomyces coeruleoprunus genome contains these proteins:
- a CDS encoding MFS transporter gives MPVVRDLRVLLRLTNFRRLLAVRLLSQCADGVYQVALATYVVFSPEKQTTPAAIASAMAVLLLPYSLVGPFAGVLLDRWQRRQVFLYGNLLRAVLAGGTALLILASVPDWLFYASALSVTAVNRFVLAGLSASLPRVVDGDRLVMANSLSPTAGTLAATAGGGLAFAVRIVAADSDAAVVLLGAVLYLLSALASLRMTRELLGPDVDTAQPQLGTTLTSTVRGLWSGIRHLSERRAAARALGAITVARFCYGSLTVIVLMLSRYAWTTSEREGLALLGLAVALSGAGYFTAAVLTPVAVERLGAGGWMAVCAGSAAILEPTLGLPFAPSTIMVAAFVLGLTTQATKIATDTVVQKTVEDAYRGRVFSVYDMLFNVAFVAAAGVASLMLPPDGRSAALTIMVALLYAVSASILTRWKRKGAMP, from the coding sequence GACTCCTCTCCCAGTGCGCCGATGGCGTCTACCAGGTGGCGCTGGCGACCTATGTGGTCTTCTCGCCCGAGAAACAGACCACTCCTGCGGCCATCGCCTCGGCGATGGCCGTTCTCCTGTTGCCGTACTCCCTCGTCGGCCCGTTCGCGGGCGTCCTGCTCGACCGCTGGCAGCGCCGCCAGGTCTTCCTCTACGGCAACCTCCTGCGGGCCGTGCTCGCAGGGGGTACGGCGCTGCTGATCCTGGCCTCCGTGCCCGACTGGCTCTTCTACGCCTCGGCCCTGTCCGTGACGGCAGTCAACCGCTTCGTCCTCGCCGGGCTCTCCGCCTCCCTGCCCCGGGTCGTGGACGGCGATCGCCTCGTCATGGCCAACTCGCTCTCGCCCACGGCCGGCACGCTCGCCGCCACCGCGGGCGGCGGGCTCGCCTTCGCGGTCCGGATCGTCGCCGCCGATTCCGATGCCGCGGTCGTGCTCCTGGGCGCGGTGCTCTACCTGCTCTCGGCCCTCGCCTCGCTCCGGATGACACGCGAACTGCTCGGCCCGGACGTGGACACCGCGCAGCCACAGCTCGGTACGACGCTGACGTCGACGGTGCGGGGACTGTGGAGCGGGATCCGCCATCTGTCGGAGCGGCGCGCAGCGGCCCGGGCGCTGGGCGCCATCACGGTGGCCAGGTTCTGCTACGGCTCGCTCACGGTGATAGTGCTGATGCTCAGCCGCTACGCCTGGACGACCAGCGAGCGCGAAGGACTGGCTCTCCTCGGCCTGGCGGTCGCCCTCTCCGGAGCGGGGTACTTCACAGCGGCGGTACTGACGCCTGTCGCGGTGGAGAGACTGGGGGCGGGCGGCTGGATGGCCGTGTGCGCGGGCTCCGCGGCGATCCTGGAGCCGACCTTGGGGCTGCCCTTCGCCCCGTCGACGATCATGGTGGCGGCGTTCGTCCTGGGCCTCACCACACAGGCCACGAAGATCGCCACGGACACCGTGGTGCAGAAGACCGTGGAGGACGCCTACCGGGGCCGCGTCTTCTCCGTCTACGACATGTTGTTCAACGTGGCATTCGTGGCCGCCGCCGGAGTGGCCTCCCTGATGCTGCCCCCCGACGGTCGGTCCGCAGCCCTGACCATCATGGTGGCGCTGCTCTATGCCGTGTCGGCCTCGATACTGACCCGCTGGAAGCGGAAGGGCGCCATGCCCTGA